The following proteins come from a genomic window of Lolium rigidum isolate FL_2022 chromosome 5, APGP_CSIRO_Lrig_0.1, whole genome shotgun sequence:
- the LOC124657222 gene encoding uncharacterized protein LOC124657222, translating into MAAAASVASTSSRFSRMCISEQRIYGPRTLDDEAPIVPIEERDELRSELLGKIDGCYQQAKLRGGVVADAGFCFGLLDPVSNIVAGVIIASAAVVKADPDPAVVQRKPGLAGNVEQRSLDGLVAFLAALFPHLNEARAMWYLCKADLDPLVAARLVVHHRGMEQSFGFTSDATVAAVETALRCAAAAAQHPSPKQFASGWKLLSHFLERVAAVISGPCAAVDQFQSIAIKDILVMEPQTSGFSLEKSWELASSRILKLSPDPFVRNKVNVFPDRSTVRRVLLTTIHGYYLQALSRLPKEGLRSQYHHSLLHAGHCYGPLDPVSNIILNTIWYSRAFPLEKKVDLEAINSKGLLRIAVRSFYGLLSFLCTRCATDNLSPDEAMQRLQAAGADLRIADPNLLDDYNNDDDMVSASVEQAYVAAATAALHPKPHDQAQLLGPSNKSMPRVASDYLKDGGHLSQVDADHLAESLFSFSGSERPETTIKVVNRPTYTSMEQLTSKFWNHHAEVVRTVKSLLDGYSLQHGVPKYELHVICGVNERVNGPVYTAPFKGTFGCSHVNFLATQSADTPPTLFFAEFHNDGGTQERGLCCPVDIPPPGTEQVRCLYCEYVGTRIVHPSRGSFHGSGIEFEKMWGGEKLYSHSYNNDVIIMRSLEATLWVDYLEDDCIYNTYRLDDKHIGVKASIKKVLLDKKSGWH; encoded by the coding sequence ATGGCTGCAGCAGCTTCCGTCGCCAGCACCAGCAGCAGGTTCAGCCGCATGTGCATCAGCGAGCAGCGGATCTACGGGCCTAGGACGCTCGACGACGAGGCGCCCATCGTCCCGATAGAGGAGAGAGACGAGCTCAGATCGGAGCTTCTCGGCAAGATCGACGGCTGCTACCAACAGGCGAAGCTCCGTGGCGGGGTCGTCGCCGACGCCGGTTTCTGTTTCGGACTCCTAGACCCCGTCTCCAACATCGTCGCCGGCGTCATAATTGCCAGCGCCGCCGTCGTGAAAGCCGACCCTGACCCCGCCGTGGTGCAGAGAAAACCAGGTCTTGCCGGGAACGTAGAGCAGCGGTCGCTCGACGGCCTCGTCGCCTTCCTGGCGGCACTCTTTCCCCACCTCAACGAAGCCAGGGCCATGTGGTACCTCTGCAAAGCCGACCTGGATCCCCTCGTCGCCGCACGCCTCGTCGTTCATCACCGCGGTATGGAGCAGAGTTTCGGGTTTACATCCGACGCCACTGTCGCGGCCGTCGAGACGGCCCTCAGATGCGCCGCGGCTGCCGCCCAGCATCCAAGCCCGAAGCAGTTCGCGTCGGGGTGGAAGCTGCTTTCACATTTTCTGGAGAGGGTCGCCGCCGTGATATCAGGTCCATGTGCAGCCGTCGACCAGTTTCAGTCGATTGCCATCAAAGATATTCTGGTCATGGAACCTCAAACATCGGGTTTCAGTCTGGAGAAATCATGGGAACTTGCCTCTTCCCGCATCCTCAAGCTCAGTCCAGACCCCTTTGTACGCAACAAGGTGAATGTATTTCCTGATCGATCCACGGTGAGGCGCGTGCTGCTCACTACCATCCATGGATACTACCTGCAGGCACTTTCTCGGCTGCCCAAGGAGGGACTGCGCTCTCAGTACCACCATAGCTTGCTCCACGCCGGACACTGCTATGGTCCGCTGGATCCCGTCTCCAACATCATCCTAAATACAATCTGGTATAGCCGAGCTTTTCCTTTAGAGAAAAAAGTTGACCTAGAGGCGATCAACAGCAAGGGCCTGCTGAGAATCGCGGTCCGGTCCTTCTATGGCCTTCTCTCCTTCCTCTGCACACGCTGCGCCACAGACAACCTCTCGCCCGATGAAGCAATGCAGCGGCTGCAGGCGGCGGGGGCCGATCTCAGGATCGCTGATCCGAACCTCCTTGATGATTATAACAATGATGATGACATGGTATCTGCCAGCGTCGAACAAGCCTATGTTGCTGCCGCCACCGCTGCGCTGCACCCCAAACCTCATGACCAGGCACAGCTTCTCGGACCGTCTAATAAGTCGATGCCGCGCGTGGCCTCAGATTATCTCAAGGATGGCGGCCACCTCTCGCAGGTGGATGCTGACCACCTTGCCGAATCTTTGTTCTCATTTAGCGGGTCGGAGCGCCCCGAAACAACAATCAAGGTGGTAAATAGGCCGACCTACACGAGCATGGAACAACTAACGAGCAAGTTCTGGAACCATCACGCCGAAGTCGTCAGAACGGTGAAATCTTTACTTGACGGATACAGTCTGCAACATGGCGTACCTAAATACGAGCTGCATGTCATCTGCGGTGTCAATGAGCGTGTCAATGGCCCAGTGTACACGGCTCCTTTCAAGGGCACATTTGGTTGCTCCCACGTTAATTTTCTCGCTACCCAGTCTGCTGATACACCTCCAACTCTCTTCTTTGCTGAATTTCACAACGATGGCGGCACTCAGGAGAGGGGCTTGTGTTGCCCTGTGGACATCCCGCCACCAGGCACTGAACAAGTCCGTTGCCTTTACTGTGAGTATGTCGGGACCAGGATTGTGCATCCATCGCGGGGGAGTTTCCATGGGAGTGGCATAGAGTTTGAGAAGATGTGGGGCGGAGAAAAACTTTATTCTCATTCGTACAACAACGATGTCATCATCATGAGAAGTCTCGAGGCAACTTTGTGGGTGGATTATCTAGAAGACGATTGCATATACAACACCTATCGTCTTGATGATAAACATATAGGCGTAAAGGCCTCCATAAAGAAGGTGCTTCTTGATAAAAAAAGTGGATGGCATTGA